The Vicia villosa cultivar HV-30 ecotype Madison, WI linkage group LG1, Vvil1.0, whole genome shotgun sequence genome includes a region encoding these proteins:
- the LOC131611993 gene encoding early light-induced protein, chloroplastic-like: MAVSSFQSIMSCSMTNMSSRSRVNQFSNIPSVYIPSLRRNVSLKVRSMAEGEQKEQPKVPVDPIAPSSTPTPSPQPAYTRPPKMSTKFSDLMAFGGPAPERINGRLAMIGFVAAMGVEIARGQGLFEQISGGGVPWFLGTSVLLTLASLIPFSQGVSVESKSKSIMSSDAELWNGRIAMLGLIALAFTEYVKGTSLV, from the exons ATGGCTGTTTCATCTTTTCAATCAATCATGTCATGTTCTATGACTAACATGTCTAGCAGATCTAGGGTTAACCAGTTTAGCAACATCCCTTCTGTCTACATTCCAAGCCTCAGAAGGAATGTCAGCCTCAAAGTTAGATCTATGGCTGAG GGAGAGCAGAAAGAGCAACCAAAGGTGCCTGTTGACCCAATTGCACCTTCATCTACACCAACACCATCACCACAGCCTGCCTACACTCGTCCACCAAAG ATGAGCACAAAGTTTTCGGATTTGATGGCTTTCGGTGGGCCAGCACCTGAAAGGATCAATGGAAGGTTGGCTATGATTGGTTTTGTAGCAGCAATGGGAGTGGAGATAGCAAGAGGGCAGGGTTTGTTTGAACAAATATCTGGTGGTGGAGTTCCATGGTTCTTGGGGACAAGTGTGTTGTTGACACTTGCTTCGTTGATTCCATTTTCGCAAGGTGTTAGTGTTGAGTCTAAATCTAAAAGTATAATGTCCTCAGATGCAGAGTTGTGGAATGGAAGAATTGCTATGTTGGGTTTGATTGCTCTGGCCTTCACAGAGTATGTTAAGGGCACATCCCTTGTGTaa